A section of the Dehalococcoidia bacterium genome encodes:
- a CDS encoding Lrp/AsnC family transcriptional regulator, with amino-acid sequence MSEKTAKKPLDELDRMIISELEVDARRSAKELAAKLGTSHTTVQRRLRYLLDEGIISFVTIADHKTLGYLTLVLLGINIRPGKVDAVATRIASLDYSKMVSATLGHYDLLVSMSIEGLEDLGGFVSTDLGAIKEITNIDSMIILEIFKNDWSCLVANGHIIQRHPGKNHLDEFEKALIGELELHPRETISELAQKLRTNRLTVSKRLQALLEKGIIRIVSVPDLSALGYKIWITVKLKVDPSQIHEVAQTLCGYPNVTQVIMLTGMYELGIAAVFKDRTEVYDFMENQLGQIPGVIGHEALMNLKSYKRAFGLPPLRGQHIVNSKSLTCPV; translated from the coding sequence ATGAGTGAGAAAACCGCAAAAAAGCCCCTGGATGAACTGGATCGGATGATCATTAGTGAACTGGAAGTCGATGCCAGAAGAAGTGCCAAGGAACTCGCGGCCAAGCTGGGCACCAGCCATACCACAGTACAGCGGCGATTACGATACCTCCTCGATGAAGGGATCATTTCATTCGTCACCATCGCTGATCACAAAACCCTGGGATACCTGACCCTGGTATTGCTGGGGATAAATATCCGCCCGGGAAAAGTGGATGCGGTAGCCACCCGGATCGCCTCCCTGGATTACTCCAAAATGGTTTCCGCCACCCTGGGCCATTATGATTTGCTGGTATCGATGTCCATCGAAGGCCTTGAAGATCTGGGCGGATTTGTCTCCACAGACCTGGGTGCCATTAAAGAGATCACCAATATCGATTCTATGATCATCCTCGAAATCTTCAAAAACGATTGGTCCTGTCTGGTGGCCAATGGCCATATCATCCAGCGCCATCCCGGCAAAAACCATCTGGACGAGTTTGAGAAAGCCTTGATCGGGGAATTGGAATTGCATCCCCGGGAAACCATTTCCGAACTGGCCCAGAAGCTGAGAACAAACCGGTTAACAGTGAGCAAGAGACTGCAAGCGCTCCTGGAAAAAGGGATTATTCGAATTGTCAGTGTGCCGGACCTTTCTGCTCTGGGCTACAAGATATGGATAACGGTAAAACTGAAAGTCGATCCTTCTCAGATTCATGAAGTTGCCCAAACCCTCTGCGGCTATCCGAATGTGACGCAGGTCATCATGCTCACGGGAATGTATGAACTGGGCATCGCAGCGGTGTTCAAAGATCGGACTGAGGTGTATGACTTCATGGAGAACCAATTGGGCCAGATCCCGGGAGTGATCGGGCATGAGGCGTTGATGAATCTGAAGAGCTACAAGCGCGCTTTTGGGCTGCCGCCCCTGCGCGGACAACATATTGTAAATAGCAAATCGTTGACCTGTCCGGTTTAG
- a CDS encoding heavy metal translocating P-type ATPase, with the protein MNQDERIADKPNEKRIEIPIRGMTCATCALNIEKGLSRLEGVKKAAVNFANEKAAVSYDPEKTDPHRMIDAIKDLGYEARLEKVTIPVQGMTCAACVRRVENALRSLDGVVSANVNFATERATAEFIPSRVTVGDLKRAITDAGYTPLDLPSEEQARDTEKEARDAEYGALKLRFIVSAVLATLIMIGSMHEHIPLLADISMRTMFYSLFVLTLPVQFWCGLRFYRGFWSALKHKTSDMNTLIAVGTSAAFSYSFIVTFFPGLVVTPGENPMVYYDTAAMIITLILFGRLLEAKAKSQTSDSIKKLMGLKPKTARVIRDGQEIDIPVEEVRKGDLILVRPGEKIPVDGVIREGSSAVDESMITGESLPVEKNAGDEVIGATINKMGSFKFEATKVGRETTLAQIIRLIEEAQGSKAPIQRLADKVASVFVPTVISIAILTFLIWFLIGGETFVFALLTFVAVLIIACPCALGLATPTAIMVGTGKGAELGILIKGGESLETAHRIDTIVFDKTGTLTKGEPMVTDILSVNGLSDKEILVLAASVERNSEHPLGAAMVTRARSEGLELKEPQDFEAIAGKGVRARVEGKSVLLGNPQMMQEEGIDIGNATQQVESLSMDGKTPMLLASDGSLAGIIAVADTLKDHSVEAVRKLHDLGLEVIMLSGDNLRTAQAIAARAGIESVLAEVMPGEKAAEIKRLQEEGKVVAMVGDGINDAPALAQADIGIAIGTGTDVAIEASDITLITGDLRGVVTAIDLSQRTMRTIKQNLFWAFFYNSVGIPIAAGILYPFWGILLSPIFASAAMAASSVSVVTNSLRLRRFS; encoded by the coding sequence ATGAATCAAGATGAACGCATCGCAGACAAGCCGAACGAAAAGAGGATCGAAATCCCGATCCGGGGGATGACCTGTGCCACCTGCGCCCTCAACATCGAGAAGGGGCTCTCCAGGCTGGAAGGCGTCAAGAAGGCGGCCGTCAACTTTGCCAACGAAAAAGCGGCCGTCAGCTACGATCCAGAGAAGACCGATCCCCACCGGATGATCGATGCCATCAAAGACCTGGGATACGAGGCTCGGCTGGAAAAGGTGACCATCCCGGTGCAGGGAATGACCTGTGCTGCCTGCGTGCGCAGGGTGGAGAACGCCCTTCGCAGTCTCGACGGCGTGGTTTCGGCCAATGTCAATTTCGCCACAGAGAGAGCTACAGCGGAATTCATCCCCTCCCGGGTCACCGTGGGTGACCTCAAGCGGGCGATCACCGATGCCGGATACACTCCCCTGGATTTACCTTCAGAGGAACAAGCCCGCGATACCGAGAAGGAAGCCCGCGACGCCGAATATGGCGCATTGAAGCTTCGGTTTATTGTCAGTGCTGTCCTTGCCACCCTTATAATGATCGGGAGTATGCATGAGCACATTCCTCTGCTTGCGGACATCTCGATGCGCACCATGTTCTACTCTCTGTTTGTTCTGACGCTTCCGGTGCAGTTCTGGTGCGGCCTGCGCTTCTATCGCGGATTCTGGTCGGCTCTGAAACACAAAACATCCGATATGAACACCCTGATCGCGGTAGGCACATCGGCCGCCTTTTCCTATAGCTTCATCGTGACCTTCTTCCCCGGCCTTGTCGTGACGCCGGGTGAAAACCCAATGGTCTACTATGACACTGCCGCGATGATCATCACTCTGATCCTGTTCGGCAGACTGCTGGAGGCCAAGGCAAAAAGCCAGACCTCGGATTCGATCAAGAAGCTGATGGGGCTCAAACCGAAGACGGCGCGAGTGATTCGCGATGGCCAGGAGATCGACATACCAGTGGAAGAAGTTCGTAAAGGCGATCTGATACTGGTGCGTCCGGGGGAAAAGATACCGGTCGATGGCGTCATCCGGGAAGGCAGTTCGGCGGTCGATGAATCGATGATCACCGGCGAGAGCCTTCCGGTGGAAAAGAATGCGGGAGATGAGGTCATCGGCGCTACGATCAACAAGATGGGTAGCTTCAAATTCGAGGCCACCAAGGTAGGCCGGGAAACCACGCTGGCCCAGATCATCCGGCTGATCGAGGAGGCCCAGGGGTCGAAGGCTCCCATCCAGCGGCTGGCCGATAAAGTGGCCAGCGTCTTCGTTCCGACAGTCATTTCCATCGCCATTCTGACGTTTCTGATATGGTTCCTGATCGGCGGAGAGACATTCGTCTTTGCTCTGCTGACATTTGTGGCCGTGCTCATCATCGCCTGTCCGTGCGCGTTGGGACTGGCAACGCCGACGGCCATTATGGTTGGGACGGGAAAAGGAGCCGAGCTGGGCATTTTGATCAAGGGCGGAGAAAGTCTGGAAACCGCTCACCGGATCGATACCATCGTCTTTGACAAGACCGGAACTTTGACCAAAGGCGAGCCGATGGTGACGGATATCCTTTCGGTCAATGGGCTGAGCGACAAAGAGATTCTGGTCCTGGCAGCCTCGGTGGAGCGCAATTCGGAGCACCCGCTGGGCGCAGCGATGGTGACCCGGGCCCGATCGGAAGGATTGGAATTGAAAGAGCCACAGGACTTCGAAGCCATCGCTGGAAAAGGAGTTCGGGCTCGCGTGGAAGGAAAATCCGTTCTGCTGGGCAATCCGCAAATGATGCAAGAGGAAGGAATCGATATCGGCAATGCTACCCAACAGGTGGAGTCGCTATCCATGGATGGCAAAACGCCTATGCTGCTGGCCTCTGATGGGAGTCTGGCCGGGATTATTGCCGTGGCCGATACGCTCAAAGATCACTCGGTGGAGGCAGTTCGGAAGCTTCACGATTTGGGGCTCGAAGTGATCATGCTCAGCGGGGATAACCTGCGCACGGCTCAGGCGATTGCCGCCAGAGCGGGAATCGAGAGCGTTCTGGCGGAAGTTATGCCGGGTGAAAAGGCTGCGGAAATCAAAAGACTCCAGGAAGAAGGCAAGGTGGTGGCGATGGTCGGGGATGGGATCAACGATGCCCCTGCCCTGGCTCAGGCGGATATCGGCATCGCTATCGGCACCGGCACCGATGTGGCCATAGAAGCCTCCGATATCACCCTGATCACCGGCGACCTGCGAGGCGTGGTCACTGCCATCGATCTGAGCCAGCGGACCATGCGAACCATCAAACAGAACCTCTTCTGGGCGTTCTTCTATAACTCGGTGGGCATCCCGATTGCCGCCGGTATTCTCTATCCTTTCTGGGGCATTCTTCTCAGCCCGATCTTTGCCTCGGCAGCCATGGCCGCCAGTTCGGTTTCAGTGGTGACCAATTCGCTTCGGCTGAGACGCTTCTCCTAA
- a CDS encoding flavodoxin family protein, with the protein MKVLGIAGSPRRGGNTDLLLEQVLAGAKSADAEVETLSICELKIAPCLHCDGCLKEGKCIIDDDMQKVYPKLRECDRLVIASPMFFMGLTAQTKAMIDRCQALWALKQVLKQPVALNSGGERWGLFVSAGGTGFSTLFQSAMPTLKAWFAVLDIKSAGELTFARVDEKGAIRNHPTALKDAFEAGRKLVTG; encoded by the coding sequence ATGAAAGTTCTTGGAATAGCAGGAAGCCCCAGGCGGGGCGGAAACACCGACCTCTTGCTGGAACAGGTGCTGGCCGGAGCCAAGAGTGCCGACGCGGAAGTTGAAACCTTATCGATCTGCGAACTGAAGATTGCTCCTTGCCTTCATTGCGATGGCTGTCTGAAAGAGGGAAAGTGCATCATCGATGATGACATGCAGAAGGTGTATCCCAAACTGCGTGAGTGCGATCGGCTGGTGATTGCCTCCCCTATGTTTTTCATGGGGCTCACCGCGCAGACCAAAGCGATGATCGACCGTTGCCAGGCATTGTGGGCATTAAAGCAAGTCTTGAAGCAACCGGTGGCCCTCAACTCCGGGGGAGAACGGTGGGGTCTCTTTGTCTCCGCGGGAGGAACTGGATTTTCCACCCTCTTTCAATCAGCAATGCCCACGCTCAAGGCCTGGTTTGCTGTGCTCGATATCAAATCGGCCGGAGAACTGACCTTTGCTCGCGTAGATGAAAAGGGCGCTATCAGGAACCATCCCACTGCACTGAAAGATGCCTTTGAAGCCGGAAGGAAGCTGGTAACAGGGTAG
- a CDS encoding nitroreductase family protein, with protein sequence MIDDLIKGNRSFRRFDQSYTVSRKTLEELVDLARHSASARNLQPLKYFLSCDPQTNALIFDTLTWAAALKWAGPAEGERPSAYIVVLGDTKVATNFGCDHGIASQSIMLGARERGLGGCMLASVNRQKLRSELNIPEQHEILLVLALGKPAETVVIESAKPDGDTTYWRDSQDVHHVPKRTLKEIILNSA encoded by the coding sequence ATGATCGATGATCTCATTAAGGGGAACCGCAGCTTTCGCCGGTTTGACCAGAGTTATACTGTAAGCCGCAAGACGCTGGAGGAGCTGGTTGATCTGGCTCGCCATTCAGCCTCAGCCCGAAATTTGCAGCCGTTGAAGTATTTTCTCTCCTGCGATCCTCAAACCAACGCCTTGATCTTCGATACCCTCACCTGGGCGGCGGCACTGAAGTGGGCAGGTCCGGCTGAGGGTGAAAGGCCATCGGCGTATATCGTCGTGCTCGGCGATACAAAGGTGGCTACCAACTTTGGTTGCGATCATGGCATCGCCAGCCAGAGCATCATGCTGGGGGCCAGAGAGCGGGGGTTGGGGGGATGCATGCTGGCCTCAGTGAATCGGCAAAAGCTCCGATCCGAGCTGAACATTCCAGAGCAACATGAAATCCTGCTGGTGCTGGCTCTCGGCAAGCCTGCCGAAACTGTGGTAATTGAATCCGCCAAGCCGGATGGAGACACAACTTATTGGCGTGACAGTCAGGACGTGCATCATGTGCCAAAGCGGACGCTGAAGGAAATCATTCTAAATTCTGCATAA
- a CDS encoding ubiquinone/menaquinone biosynthesis methyltransferase, with product MSESIQDLFIDVPANYEIINHLLTFGQDIRWRRRVAKAAASGGGSAWLDACGGTGEMVARLSDLAPENTRIVVADFSLPMMSKALEKPESKRIDFTLADVSHLPFQDNSFDVLTIAFATRNLNTSRENLLSCFAEFNRVLKPGGRLVMLETSQPKSNIIRWFFHLYLKLVVRPVGRLISGSDAPYVYLSDSMRRFYSAEELAENIREAGFSEVSFKRFMLGAAAIHQARKGY from the coding sequence ATGAGCGAAAGCATTCAAGACCTGTTTATTGACGTCCCCGCCAACTATGAGATCATCAACCACCTCCTGACCTTCGGGCAGGACATCCGCTGGCGCAGAAGGGTAGCGAAGGCTGCCGCCTCAGGGGGTGGATCGGCATGGCTTGATGCCTGTGGCGGCACCGGAGAGATGGTGGCCCGCCTTTCTGACCTTGCTCCGGAAAACACCCGGATAGTGGTGGCCGATTTCTCTCTCCCGATGATGAGCAAGGCATTAGAAAAGCCCGAGTCAAAGCGGATCGATTTCACCCTCGCAGATGTCAGCCATTTGCCTTTTCAGGATAATTCTTTTGATGTGCTGACCATCGCCTTTGCCACCCGGAATCTGAATACCAGCAGAGAGAATCTGCTCAGCTGTTTTGCCGAGTTCAACCGGGTTCTGAAGCCGGGAGGAAGGCTGGTTATGCTGGAGACAAGCCAGCCGAAATCAAACATCATCCGATGGTTTTTTCATCTTTATCTGAAGCTGGTCGTGAGGCCGGTGGGACGTCTCATCTCCGGCTCCGATGCCCCCTACGTCTATCTCTCAGACAGCATGCGCCGATTCTATAGCGCCGAAGAGCTTGCGGAGAATATCCGGGAGGCTGGCTTCTCTGAAGTCAGTTTCAAGCGCTTCATGCTGGGCGCTGCTGCCATACACCAAGCGCGAAAAGGATACTGA
- a CDS encoding hydrogenase iron-sulfur subunit: protein MVKEGFEPRIIVFACNWCSYSASDVAGTSRMRYPANVRVIRVMCSGMVDFTYVLKALEDGADGVLVAGCHIGDCHYTSGNVRAEKMIARLKTLLHRLGLEDDRLRLEWIGAGEGQKFAKTMEEMVNRIKELGPSPLREGKIEHAKKAPVNA, encoded by the coding sequence CTGGTGAAAGAAGGTTTTGAACCACGGATAATTGTGTTTGCTTGCAACTGGTGCTCTTACAGCGCTTCCGATGTGGCCGGAACCAGCCGCATGCGCTATCCGGCTAACGTGCGCGTGATTCGGGTGATGTGCAGCGGAATGGTGGATTTCACCTATGTGCTCAAGGCTTTGGAAGATGGCGCCGACGGCGTTTTGGTCGCCGGATGCCACATTGGGGATTGCCACTATACTTCCGGGAACGTCAGAGCGGAAAAGATGATAGCAAGGCTGAAAACCCTGCTGCACCGGCTGGGACTGGAAGACGACCGCTTGAGGCTGGAGTGGATCGGCGCCGGAGAGGGCCAGAAGTTCGCCAAGACCATGGAAGAGATGGTCAACCGCATCAAAGAGCTGGGGCCTTCTCCTCTGAGGGAGGGGAAGATCGAGCACGCCAAGAAAGCCCCGGTTAACGCTTAA
- a CDS encoding NAD(P)-binding protein produces MAEKTGVYICHCGENIAGTVEVEEVAKYAAGLDSVASAQHYMYMCSEPGQELIQKDIRENGIDRVVVASCSPRMHELTFRNACAKAGLNPYLYEQVNVREHCSWVHTDKEAATQKAKDLIRAGVSRVRLHEPLVVREAPVNPNTLVVGGGIAGMTAALKIAASGNKVYLVEKEASIGGHMAQLDVTFPTLDCSECTMTPRMTDVGSSPNIELFSCSQVEEVSGYVGNFKAKIKKKARYVDLKKCTSCGDCTKGCPVDIPNAFNEGMNTRKAIYRPFAQAIPNKFLIDKRETPPCKLTCPINMDVQGYLALIAVGKFQEAYQVMRRTNPLPAICGRVCYHPCETACKRGYVDDPLAIASLKRFLCDQVDIDKIEVPQIPKNGKKVAIIGSGPGGLAAANDLALLGYEPTIFEALPEAGGMLRVGIPEYRLPKDILAKDIAYIQKLGVDIKTGVKVGEQVKIEDLKRDYKAILVATGAHGSVKMGVPGEDSKAVITGVDFLREINLGKKVKVGAKVAVIGGGNTAIDAARVARRLGASVTLIYRRTRVEMPANAGEVKGAEDEGIELMFLANPVKIDAQQGKAAKIECIRMKLGEPDASGRPRPVPIKGSEFTIDVDTVITALGQTSHVNFAEALGLKTAKGNVVANDNLATNIEGVFAAGDVVTGPAMVVDAIAGGQKAAKSIDAYLKGETPAVEEKKAPQKLDEKEIAELKKEFPVHERVEMPEQASAERIKSFGEVELGYSIEQAQEEAKRCLACGGCCDCRECAKLCQAGAIDYDMPDETIEVEVGSIILSTGFDAFDPAPIKQYGYGQYENVLTALEFERMCSAGGPTGGEIRMKDGSTPESVAIVHCVGSRDKNYHEYCSRVCCMYGLKDAHLVRHKTDAQVYEFYIDMRCFGEGYEEFYKRLSEEGVKFVRGKVAKVTDEAITDEEKGKLVVVGDNTLLGGVMRTPVDMVILCQALEPRSDSEDIVRMFNISRRPDGFFQEKHLKLDPIATPTAGVFVIGCAGGPKDITDTVGQALGGAGEALAMISRGSVTLEAVVSHADESICIGCGRCEDVCEYHAPEIVLKDGRKMPVCVVNEALCKGCGSCAVVCPTGAMTTRHFTRDEIGAMVDALVEV; encoded by the coding sequence ATGGCAGAGAAAACGGGTGTATATATTTGCCACTGCGGCGAGAATATCGCCGGCACAGTGGAGGTTGAAGAAGTAGCTAAATATGCTGCCGGGTTGGACTCGGTAGCCTCGGCGCAACACTACATGTATATGTGTTCCGAGCCTGGACAGGAGCTCATCCAGAAAGATATCAGGGAAAACGGAATCGATCGAGTGGTGGTGGCTTCCTGCTCGCCGCGGATGCACGAGCTGACTTTCCGCAATGCGTGCGCCAAGGCCGGGCTTAACCCTTATCTGTACGAGCAGGTAAACGTTCGGGAGCACTGCAGCTGGGTTCATACGGATAAGGAAGCGGCCACCCAAAAGGCCAAGGATTTGATCCGGGCCGGGGTAAGCAGGGTTCGTCTCCATGAACCTCTGGTGGTCAGAGAGGCCCCAGTGAACCCCAATACCCTTGTGGTAGGTGGCGGCATTGCGGGTATGACGGCAGCGCTCAAGATCGCGGCCTCCGGGAACAAAGTTTATCTGGTGGAGAAAGAGGCTTCCATCGGCGGCCACATGGCGCAGTTGGATGTCACCTTCCCGACCCTCGATTGCTCTGAGTGTACCATGACTCCAAGGATGACCGATGTGGGTTCCAGCCCGAACATCGAGCTCTTCAGCTGCAGCCAGGTGGAAGAAGTATCGGGCTACGTTGGGAATTTCAAGGCCAAGATCAAGAAAAAGGCTCGTTACGTCGATCTGAAGAAATGTACCTCCTGCGGGGATTGCACCAAGGGTTGCCCCGTGGATATTCCGAACGCTTTTAATGAGGGGATGAACACACGCAAGGCTATTTACAGGCCTTTTGCGCAGGCCATTCCCAACAAATTCCTTATCGATAAGAGAGAGACTCCGCCCTGCAAGCTTACTTGCCCGATTAACATGGATGTCCAGGGCTATCTGGCGCTGATCGCCGTGGGGAAATTCCAGGAAGCCTACCAGGTAATGAGGAGAACCAATCCTCTCCCGGCTATTTGCGGTCGCGTTTGCTATCATCCTTGCGAGACTGCGTGCAAGCGCGGATATGTGGATGATCCGCTGGCTATCGCTTCACTGAAGCGGTTCCTCTGCGATCAGGTGGATATCGATAAGATCGAAGTCCCCCAGATTCCCAAGAACGGCAAGAAGGTGGCCATCATCGGCAGCGGGCCGGGAGGACTGGCAGCCGCCAACGATCTGGCATTACTAGGATATGAACCAACGATATTTGAAGCCCTGCCTGAAGCGGGCGGAATGCTGCGCGTGGGAATTCCGGAGTATCGTCTGCCCAAGGATATCCTGGCCAAGGATATCGCTTACATTCAGAAGCTGGGAGTTGACATAAAAACAGGCGTTAAAGTCGGTGAGCAGGTCAAGATCGAAGATCTGAAACGCGATTACAAGGCGATACTGGTTGCCACCGGAGCCCACGGCAGCGTCAAGATGGGGGTTCCGGGCGAAGACTCCAAGGCCGTTATTACGGGCGTAGATTTCCTGCGGGAGATAAACCTGGGCAAGAAGGTCAAGGTGGGAGCCAAGGTGGCCGTGATCGGCGGAGGCAATACTGCTATCGACGCCGCTCGCGTGGCGCGCAGACTCGGGGCTTCAGTGACTCTGATCTACCGGCGCACCCGGGTGGAGATGCCCGCTAATGCAGGAGAGGTCAAGGGCGCAGAGGACGAGGGGATCGAGTTGATGTTCCTGGCCAATCCCGTCAAGATAGATGCTCAGCAGGGCAAGGCAGCCAAGATCGAATGCATTCGCATGAAGCTGGGCGAGCCCGATGCAAGCGGCAGGCCGCGGCCTGTTCCCATTAAGGGATCGGAGTTTACTATTGATGTGGACACGGTGATCACTGCGCTTGGGCAGACGTCCCATGTCAACTTTGCTGAGGCTCTGGGATTGAAGACAGCCAAGGGGAATGTTGTAGCCAATGATAATCTGGCGACTAACATTGAGGGCGTTTTCGCCGCCGGAGATGTAGTCACCGGACCGGCGATGGTTGTAGATGCAATAGCCGGCGGACAGAAAGCAGCCAAATCTATCGATGCCTACTTAAAGGGAGAAACCCCGGCTGTCGAAGAGAAAAAGGCCCCGCAGAAACTGGATGAGAAAGAGATCGCGGAACTCAAAAAAGAATTCCCCGTGCATGAGCGCGTTGAGATGCCGGAGCAGGCTTCGGCGGAGCGCATCAAGAGCTTCGGGGAAGTGGAACTGGGTTACTCCATTGAACAAGCCCAGGAAGAGGCCAAGCGGTGTCTTGCCTGCGGCGGCTGTTGCGATTGCCGCGAGTGTGCCAAGCTCTGCCAGGCCGGGGCGATCGACTATGACATGCCGGATGAGACCATCGAGGTGGAGGTTGGTTCTATCATCCTCTCTACCGGATTCGATGCCTTTGATCCTGCTCCAATTAAACAGTACGGCTACGGTCAGTATGAGAACGTTCTCACCGCGCTGGAGTTCGAAAGAATGTGCAGCGCAGGCGGGCCGACCGGTGGTGAGATACGGATGAAAGACGGCAGCACGCCGGAGAGTGTGGCTATCGTACACTGCGTCGGCAGCCGCGACAAGAACTATCACGAGTATTGCTCCCGTGTCTGCTGCATGTATGGCCTCAAAGATGCTCATCTGGTGAGACACAAGACGGACGCACAAGTATACGAGTTTTACATTGATATGCGCTGCTTTGGCGAGGGCTATGAAGAGTTCTACAAGCGCCTTTCCGAAGAGGGCGTCAAGTTTGTCCGCGGCAAAGTGGCCAAGGTCACGGACGAGGCTATCACAGATGAAGAGAAAGGGAAGCTGGTCGTTGTCGGCGATAACACGCTTCTGGGAGGCGTGATGAGAACGCCGGTGGATATGGTCATCCTTTGCCAGGCGCTCGAGCCGCGTTCGGATTCGGAGGACATCGTGAGGATGTTCAACATTTCCCGCCGGCCGGATGGCTTCTTCCAGGAAAAGCATCTCAAGCTCGATCCGATAGCCACCCCGACAGCCGGTGTCTTTGTGATAGGCTGCGCCGGAGGGCCAAAGGATATCACCGATACTGTCGGCCAAGCACTCGGCGGAGCCGGAGAGGCGCTGGCGATGATCAGTCGGGGATCGGTGACACTTGAGGCGGTGGTTTCGCATGCCGACGAGTCCATCTGTATCGGCTGCGGACGATGTGAAGATGTGTGCGAATATCACGCCCCGGAGATCGTTCTGAAAGACGGCAGAAAGATGCCGGTGTGCGTTGTCAACGAAGCGCTCTGTAAGGGATGCGGCAGTTGTGCTGTTGTCTGCCCTACAGGAGCTATGACTACCAGGCATTTCACCAGGGATGAGATCGGAGCCATGGTTGATGCCTTAGTGGAGGTATAG
- a CDS encoding (Fe-S)-binding protein, with protein MTTLTPFEEAVQVIVEAGGEPLRLCYQCGLCTGTCPWNMVRSFPVRKIMGQSQLGLIDFESEDNWMCTSCHACVDRCPRGVEIIDVMRALRRAMVGMGFGHVPKSLEVTLKNIAAIGNPYGESKEKRMAWTKGRDVKTFSKEMDFLFFACCFTAYDAKIQRAAQAGADVLNALKASYGVLGAELSCCGESVRKAGDESLMQSLARDNTQVFTEKGVKKIVVNSPHCYYTFKNEYPEVGGNFEAIHMTQYLAQMIEQGKLKFTKSLNKRVTYHDPCYLGRHSGIYDEPRKVLKSIPGLELVEMKDNRELALCCGGGGGRIWMETKKGERFSDIRLNQAIETGAEILAVACPYCMSNFEDSLLSSEKGSGIEIKDIAELAREAI; from the coding sequence ATGACAACATTAACTCCGTTTGAGGAAGCAGTACAAGTTATAGTGGAGGCCGGTGGCGAGCCGCTCCGGCTTTGTTATCAGTGCGGGCTCTGCACAGGAACTTGTCCCTGGAACATGGTCAGGAGTTTTCCCGTCCGCAAGATCATGGGCCAGTCGCAACTGGGCCTCATCGATTTCGAGTCCGAGGATAACTGGATGTGCACCAGTTGTCATGCTTGCGTCGACCGGTGTCCTCGCGGTGTGGAGATCATCGATGTGATGAGGGCTCTCCGCAGGGCGATGGTGGGAATGGGATTCGGACATGTTCCCAAATCGCTTGAAGTCACGCTGAAGAACATCGCCGCGATAGGCAACCCTTACGGTGAGTCGAAGGAAAAGCGGATGGCATGGACTAAAGGGCGGGATGTGAAGACCTTCTCCAAAGAGATGGATTTCCTCTTTTTTGCCTGTTGTTTCACTGCTTATGATGCCAAGATTCAGAGGGCGGCCCAGGCCGGAGCCGATGTCCTGAATGCGCTCAAGGCAAGCTATGGCGTGCTTGGCGCAGAGTTGAGCTGTTGCGGCGAAAGCGTGCGTAAGGCAGGAGATGAGTCTCTGATGCAGTCGCTCGCCAGGGACAATACCCAGGTCTTCACCGAGAAGGGCGTTAAAAAGATCGTCGTCAATTCTCCCCATTGCTATTACACCTTCAAGAACGAATACCCGGAGGTGGGCGGTAACTTCGAAGCGATACACATGACTCAGTATCTCGCCCAGATGATCGAGCAGGGCAAGCTCAAGTTTACTAAGAGCCTGAACAAGCGGGTCACCTATCACGATCCGTGCTATCTGGGTCGGCACAGTGGAATCTATGATGAGCCCAGAAAGGTTCTGAAGAGCATACCCGGGTTGGAACTGGTTGAGATGAAGGATAATCGCGAGCTGGCGCTGTGCTGTGGCGGCGGCGGTGGCAGGATATGGATGGAGACCAAGAAGGGAGAAAGGTTCTCCGATATTCGGCTCAATCAAGCTATCGAAACGGGCGCTGAGATTCTGGCGGTCGCCTGCCCGTATTGCATGAGCAATTTCGAGGATAGCCTTCTGTCTTCGGAGAAAGGCAGCGGCATAGAGATCAAGGACATTGCAGAATTAGCAAGAGAGGCCATTTAG